AAAAGTATCATATATCTTATGAGAATAAAGTTTTAAACCTAATTTGTAAGCATTTGCAACACAAGTATCAAACTCAGTGAGAAGCCTGAGTTATaacctttattatattataacaggtatttaaacaaataaatataataaaagagcaAAGCCGGTGTGACTGTTCattgaaagaaaagtaataaaaaagaaagagggtgacttttgtataataaatatggtTCTTACCTTTAATCTTTTCCACCGATGACATAACTTGAGGATTATTGCTTAAATTCTTgatgataaaatctgaaaattagCAACAATCAtggattatataaataaattatatagcctatagccttccttgaaAAATGGGCTACCCaacggtaaaatattttttaattcgaaccagtagttccggagattagcgtgttcaaacgaacaaactctttaactttatataatagtattgacTAGTGTGTGTATAATAGAACTTTATGCTATAGTATAGCAGTAGGAcaccactgctgggcacgggcctcctctcctactgagagggattaggccttagtccaccacgctggcctagtgcagattggtagacttcacacacccataAAACTTCTCatatatgcaggtttcctcacgatgtttcccttcaccgttaaagcaagcgataattcatacagaatacacaaataattttagaaaagtcagagatgtgtgccctgggttttgaacctgagcACACTTATCTCGGCattctgttccacacccaactaggctatcgccgttaaAAATGATTTGAAACTTACTTATGAGTTGCTGTTGATCATCAGTCACTTCATTATAGAAACTCTTTTCATTAAATGCGTTGTTTACAAAATctgaaaatgcaaaaaaaaaatgttacggcCATACTTTTAGTAGGTCAATTTCACCTTGGGAAGAATCTCAACTTGACATttcatgtatttaataaaaaaaagcttaaGACTCTTTCTcaagcaaacggccttgagtattcgttccatacattttcggTGTACTAGTTACGGCTGGAAAATGCAAAGACGCACGaatgatttatttaagaaagtaattttaagtCTTTTTGAATCATTTCAACTaccaaaatatactttattaaattgtctattttgatAGTTATTAACTGAATTGTATATATGAATAAGCCCCTTAAGGCATATAATATCTCTCCCCGCTCATGTGAGCCGTCTCACCGAAATATGCGAGTAAAGGAACAGGGAGTgcgcctgtgtattgcgcacacacttgaaCACTATAATATGTTCGGCGTtcttggctgatctccattgagattggtcgcggtggccgaaattcgattaGGAAGGATGTAATAAGGCATATAAATACTGCGAAAGTCAAAAACAATGGATGTCACAATTATTGTCGCTATCAAATTAtcgcgatttatttttatactttaaatggAGATTAACAAGTTATTGCAGTGTATGTATTATACTTTAGTTGGTGGATTATTTATTCAGGAATATCGTGTATTTACATAACCATAACAAACTTACTGATAGCTCGCAGGAGCGTTGATGCAGACATTTTCATTTTATCTGATGAAGAACCGTCATCTGGGGAGaggtaacaataaaatttgtgttattACAAAGTTGccatccaacactttaaattacaaagtattgttagatattatactgcgctcgccatcctgagacatgagatgttgataAAACCATTCTAGaattttctacataaaaatTTCAACAATGTGTAGTCTtcccgcactaggctagcgtggtggacaaaagcctaaaccctctcagtagtaattCAGTAGTGttagtatttaatataggtactaggggttgctcgcggcttcgctcccGTGTAAAGCCTTTTGTTGTTACAAAGTCCAAAGTAACTTTATCCGTAACACCGTTTGAACGaaaccagcgccatctatttaaaaaatatgaaacactaTACCAATATGACATTGACAGCTTTAGCTGATTAGGCAACCGACTCCAATTCCACTAGGTTCATGTTATATAACtcaattaagtataagcagatgtttatattaattgttttttgtagagtcgtttccgtagtataatttaaattagggcataggtttaaggaatacaatctagtcttaatgtaatttagtgcataagtattctataataaaaataaaaaaaagaaaaaagttctTTACCTTCATTTCTCACATTTTGTAGCAGTACCTGAAACGATTAAacattactttaataaaaaaggcCTATTGTTGACAGTaaattattatgccggcctgctcgAAACcgaatacacaggctgatgcgaAACGCGAATACATGGGCACTATGGCAGTTTTTACATCTTGTGTGGTGCTTATCCGGACGGGAACGAATATCCCACCACCAGTGAAATTATTGATTTCATTACACCTTGGAATTGTCGTTATTccttttattatcattttcaaCGTATCAATATTCATAATGccattattgtattaaactCCTTTACTATGATCTAATACGACTTTTATTTGGTGTGCTAAGCCGGCACGACGGGTTTACTTTGCAAGTTTGATCTTGCTGATGGTAAGATATTGTTATTGGGGTCATTTTGCTGTACGCttgtaaataagaaaaaaaacctTCCCCAACTTAGCTTAGCGAGTGCAGGGGCCTCGTGGACAGTAAGGAAGATAGAGACCTTCTCTACTGTCCACGGGGTCCCTGCAATGGCTAAACTGGGGAATTCCGGTATTCCATTTGCACGTTTCTCCCTGTGTTGAATGCACAGACGcctaaacacaaataaataccaatagACTAAGAAAATTACAGTCTTACCACTTGAAACAAAGAAAACACGAAGAACGTAATCACAAAGTATTTCATGGTGAATGTTTTTGCTAAACTGAGGCCAATATGGCGCCTTCTTATGACTATTTGTTCAGTTTGCAGACTGTGACGtgttataatgatattattagcGAGAATGTCGGCTTTTTCCACTAGTAAGTAACTCAAAAAAccagcgatagcctaattgggtgtggaatggactgccgagacgaatctgcaggttcaaatcccaaggacacatctctaactttactaaaattatgtgtattatcacatgctttaacggtgaaggaaaacatcgtgaggacacctgcgtacctgagaagttcactATAAAAATTTTGTGGGTCTGAGAAGTCTATGAATatgcactagaccagcgtggtgaactaaggcgtTATCCCTGttagtagtagatgaggcccgtgcccagcagtgggacagtatataatatagggctgatattatcatcatcatttacATATAGTTGACACATCAGTCGAATACAGAAAGACTGTGCCTGCTTGGTAAGCGTTTGCCAAACCACCCATTTACCAacggaatgttagccggctaacatggcagctacatgacattacgcgtgtcacgggaaaATAACTGTTTAAGCTTCGGTTTAATCTGATAGTTTTAtgtggaaaataataaataatttttgaagatACAATcatgacatatattttatttaagaagaatgacaatcattttctatattccatttttatctatctatacttataataaatctgtagagaggtcaattctgtacatgaaatatattgcgaaaataactattagggggtgattagggatcgatattgatgccaaaaatgcaattagtaaaatttttgtctgtctgtctgtctgtataaccgttatagaaacaaaaactacgcgatggattttaacgaaacttggtacaattatttgtcatactcctgtgctggttatagcatatttttcatcacgctacaattaataggagcagagcagtgaagggaaatgatgggaaaacgggagaagttactccattttttaagcttccgccgcgtgtgcaaccttaatggttaaagctacacagaaatcatgtatgacggaaatgttcgccttaaaattatataaaaaatatcccacgacaacatatgtctatcttttatggttgactcacaataacacgtgtagctcccgatagcatagcagttcgaagctttctcattatatttgtctactcttacgtttataacactctcagtcagccccggatctttgggggcaagccagggcccgtgccccgggcggcgaatttagagggcgtcaaattcaaacttggcagacgaatacacatctcatcattaacgcaactttgactactgcgacatctatactctatactattatataaagctgaagagtttgtttgtttgtttgtttgaacgcgctaatctcaggaactaccggcccaaactgaaactttatttttgcgttggatagccctttgttcgtggagtgctataggctatatatcatcacgctatacccaataggagcggagcagtaatggctaatctcaggaactaccggtccaaactgaaaaattctttttgcgttggatagccctttgtttgtggagtgctcaaagttatatatcatcacgctatgaccaataggagcggagtagttatggctaatctcaggaactggaACCGGTTTCAAcagaaaaaatcgttttgtgttggatagccctttatctgtggagcgctataggctatatattatcacgctatgaccaataggagcgaagcagttatggaacatgttgcaaaaacggggagaaattattagttttgagagcttccgttgcgtgcgctgcgtaaacggttaaagttatgcaacaatgatatatgacgggattgttcctcttaaaaagttctaataaatatattataaaacaaagtcccttgcTGCAtatgtctgcctgaacgtgttaaactcaaaaactactcaacgtattaagatgaaatttggtatggagacagtttgagaccctgggaagaacataggctcccgggaaactactacttttataacggaaaactttagcctgaaaaactttataacgcgggcggagccgtgagcaaaagctagtagttaaTAAACTCATTGGACAAGATTTGAAATTTGAGgacatttatacaaaaaccCTTTTAGGCAGTGCTCGGCCGGTGCTGTTGATGTGTTAACACTTTATTACTCCGAGAAcctggttttattaaaaaaaatccacacaCATTTATAGAGTCTCGAAAGTCCGTTGTTCTGTTCAATTACGCTTTGTACATGTGTAACATTTAAATACTGAATATgcattttcaattaaaacttaGTAAAATGTGCAATAgcgctataaaaaaaaaagtgtttaatGAAATTGTATATGCAAActtcagaacaataacaagcatagaaggagtCTAAATTTTCAACTAGGCTAAAACCATTGATATATAaggaaaaatgaaaataatttacaagaaaaCTTATGAC
Above is a window of Manduca sexta isolate Smith_Timp_Sample1 chromosome 2, JHU_Msex_v1.0, whole genome shotgun sequence DNA encoding:
- the LOC115456346 gene encoding uncharacterized protein LOC115456346, coding for MKYFVITFFVFSLFQVVLLQNVRNEDDGSSSDKMKMSASTLLRAINFVNNAFNEKSFYNEVTDDQQQLINFIIKNLSNNPQVMSSVEKIKGKLMKMAANLKNEEGFEDLLQTP